Proteins co-encoded in one Grus americana isolate bGruAme1 chromosome 12, bGruAme1.mat, whole genome shotgun sequence genomic window:
- the LOC129211697 gene encoding A-kinase anchor protein 17B-like isoform X1 codes for MPEWEERKSLLAQRRAESVRLLTVLLNRVKDFAQLASQKVDPSLGVRKNDCFSETALKDIHQELINSHYHTHKEVKHKEEFWCPLTQKSSSLCSEEDASNFHSSTSHIVRTILNDSSTAPSSDRLPGRAAYSSFGSGSLLITVTQDCRVIESLDGRDYPTLNVVHAQTVSDEDGCKKQKVYETDEFIHYLLNYYQTPGYARVCLEPKPTANKCWWKRVVSDDDSGFHISLSNKPGQLFRELSPVQNLNKRNCSSDDNYRVVIAVEELESTGTVLENKTYGGRFTKKLQVQRNDSLAVDNLPRAGLNHSLDCIAVTHDKEFKPEDGSDEGTVPHKACRSACRLKDLLEEISDSEYFREARSSSMKRTERKCEEIYSNCNKGCLPARAGERKLLVYLKNVTLEGQEKESSKCSFCSNSVHEGLARRCEHKLKKSCKRSSSKLRHEGQKCERQSREEERNARKRKKKRKKLSSNLLTDECGFSETDSCMQLESLRKIQRKCKKIFHNKVKFKTLHTAMAAPDVTPHDGLPLRDTLQRTGDERKLMLRREMDADVRGCPLFPLEIIQTNPCSDTFCGAEPRRGC; via the exons ATGCCTgaatgggaagaaaggaaatccCTGCTAGCTCAGAGAAGAGCGGAGTCTGTCAGACTGCTTACAGTGCTGTTAAATCGTGTGAAA GATTTTGCACAGTTGGCAAGTCAAAAAGTGGATCCTTCGTTGGGCGTAAGGAAGAACgattgcttttctgaaacagcCTTAAAAGACATACATCAGGAACTGATTAACTCCCATTATCATACGCACAAAGAGGTGAAACATAAGGAAGAGTTTTGGTGCCCGTTAACCCAAAAAAGTAGCAGCTTATGTAGTGAGGAAGATGCGAGTAACTTCCATTCATCTACTAGTCACATAGTCAGGACGATTTTAAATGATTCCTCTACAGCCCCAAGTTCTGACAGActgcctggcagagctgcatACAGCTCCTTTGGGTCTGGGTCTTTACTGATTACAGTTACGCAAGACTGCAGGGTCATCGAATCCCTCGATGGAAGGGACTACCCAACATTGAATGTAGTTCATGCACAGACAGTGTCTGATGAAGATGgttgcaaaaagcaaaaggtttATGAGACTGATGAGTTCATCCATTATTTACTAAACTACTATCAGACACCAGGCTATGCGCGTGTTTGCTTAGAGCCAAAACCCACTGCGAACAAGTGCTGGTGGAAGAGAGTGGTGTCCGATGATGATAGCGGTTTTCACATCAGCTTGAGCAACAAGCCTGGCCAGCTGTTCAGAGAGCTGAGTCCTGTACAAAACCTCAACAAGAGAAATTGTAGTAGTGATGATAATTATAGAGTGGTGATCGCTGTTGAGGAGCTTGAGTCAACAGGCACAGTGTTAGAAAACAAGACCTATGGGGGTAGGTTTACAAAAAAGTTGCAAGTGCAGAGGAATGACTCGCTCGCTGTTGATAACTTACCACGTGCTGGACTGAATCATTCTTTGGATTGCATTGCTGTTACTCACGATAAGGAATTCAAACCAGAAGATGGTAGCGATGAAGGTACCGTACCACACAAGGCATGTAGATCTGCTTGCAGATTAAAGGATTTGTTGGAAGAGATCAGTGATTCCGAGTATTTTAGAGAGGCACGTAGCAGCTCAAtgaagagaacagaaagaaagtGTGAAGAAATTTACAGCAATTGTAATAAAGGGTGCTTGCCTGCaagagctggggaaagaaaattgCTGGTTTACCTTAAAAATGTAACTCTGGAAGGtcaagagaaggaaagcagcaaatgTAGCTTCTGTTCTAATTCTGTCCATGAGGGCTTGGCGAGGCGGTGTGAACATAAGCTTAAAAAGTCATGCAAGAGGTCTAGTAGTAAATTAAGACATGAAGGACAGAAATGTGAGAGACAAtccagggaagaggagagaaatgctcgcaaaaggaagaaaaaacgaaaaaagctttcttctaATCTTTTAACTGATGAATGTGGCTTTTCAGAGACGGACAGTTGCATGCAGCTGGAGTCGCTCAGAAAGatacaaagaaaatgtaagaaaatattcCACAACAAAGTGAAATTCAAGACACTTCACACTGCTATGGCAGCACCAGACGTTACCCCTCATGATGGCTTGCCACTTCGGGATACCCTCCAGAGGACAG GAGATGAGAGGAAATTAATGTTGAGAAGAGAGATGGATGCAGATGTCAGAGGATGCCCTCTATTTCCTCTTGAGATAATTCAGACAAACCCTTGCTCAGATACTTTctgtggagcagagcccagAAGAGGATGCTGA
- the LOC129211697 gene encoding A-kinase anchor protein 17B-like isoform X4, which translates to MPEWEERKSLLAQRRAESVRLLTVLLNRVKDFAQLASQKVDPSLGVRKNDCFSETALKDIHQELINSHYHTHKEVKHKEEFWCPLTQKSSSLCSEEDASNFHSSTSHIVRTILNDSSTAPSSDRLPGRAAYSSFGSGSLLITVTQDCRVIESLDGRDYPTLNVVHAQTVSDEDGCKKQKVYETDEFIHYLLNYYQTPGYARVCLEPKPTANKCWWKRVVSDDDSGFHISLSNKPGQLFRELSPVQNLNKRNCSSDDNYRVVIAVEELESTGTVLENKTYGGRFTKKLQVQRNDSLAVDNLPRAGLNHSLDCIAVTHDKEFKPEDGSDEETDSCMQLESLRKIQRKCKKIFHNKVKFKTLHTAMAAPDVTPHDGLPLRDTLQRTGDERKLMLRREMDADVRGCPLFPLEIIQTNPCSDTFCGAEPRRGC; encoded by the exons ATGCCTgaatgggaagaaaggaaatccCTGCTAGCTCAGAGAAGAGCGGAGTCTGTCAGACTGCTTACAGTGCTGTTAAATCGTGTGAAA GATTTTGCACAGTTGGCAAGTCAAAAAGTGGATCCTTCGTTGGGCGTAAGGAAGAACgattgcttttctgaaacagcCTTAAAAGACATACATCAGGAACTGATTAACTCCCATTATCATACGCACAAAGAGGTGAAACATAAGGAAGAGTTTTGGTGCCCGTTAACCCAAAAAAGTAGCAGCTTATGTAGTGAGGAAGATGCGAGTAACTTCCATTCATCTACTAGTCACATAGTCAGGACGATTTTAAATGATTCCTCTACAGCCCCAAGTTCTGACAGActgcctggcagagctgcatACAGCTCCTTTGGGTCTGGGTCTTTACTGATTACAGTTACGCAAGACTGCAGGGTCATCGAATCCCTCGATGGAAGGGACTACCCAACATTGAATGTAGTTCATGCACAGACAGTGTCTGATGAAGATGgttgcaaaaagcaaaaggtttATGAGACTGATGAGTTCATCCATTATTTACTAAACTACTATCAGACACCAGGCTATGCGCGTGTTTGCTTAGAGCCAAAACCCACTGCGAACAAGTGCTGGTGGAAGAGAGTGGTGTCCGATGATGATAGCGGTTTTCACATCAGCTTGAGCAACAAGCCTGGCCAGCTGTTCAGAGAGCTGAGTCCTGTACAAAACCTCAACAAGAGAAATTGTAGTAGTGATGATAATTATAGAGTGGTGATCGCTGTTGAGGAGCTTGAGTCAACAGGCACAGTGTTAGAAAACAAGACCTATGGGGGTAGGTTTACAAAAAAGTTGCAAGTGCAGAGGAATGACTCGCTCGCTGTTGATAACTTACCACGTGCTGGACTGAATCATTCTTTGGATTGCATTGCTGTTACTCACGATAAGGAATTCAAACCAGAAGATGGTAGCGATGAAG AGACGGACAGTTGCATGCAGCTGGAGTCGCTCAGAAAGatacaaagaaaatgtaagaaaatattcCACAACAAAGTGAAATTCAAGACACTTCACACTGCTATGGCAGCACCAGACGTTACCCCTCATGATGGCTTGCCACTTCGGGATACCCTCCAGAGGACAG GAGATGAGAGGAAATTAATGTTGAGAAGAGAGATGGATGCAGATGTCAGAGGATGCCCTCTATTTCCTCTTGAGATAATTCAGACAAACCCTTGCTCAGATACTTTctgtggagcagagcccagAAGAGGATGCTGA
- the LOC129211697 gene encoding A-kinase anchor protein 17B-like isoform X2 — MAPETQEVTGFHRDSSAEVGIDHRSVESQDFAQLASQKVDPSLGVRKNDCFSETALKDIHQELINSHYHTHKEVKHKEEFWCPLTQKSSSLCSEEDASNFHSSTSHIVRTILNDSSTAPSSDRLPGRAAYSSFGSGSLLITVTQDCRVIESLDGRDYPTLNVVHAQTVSDEDGCKKQKVYETDEFIHYLLNYYQTPGYARVCLEPKPTANKCWWKRVVSDDDSGFHISLSNKPGQLFRELSPVQNLNKRNCSSDDNYRVVIAVEELESTGTVLENKTYGGRFTKKLQVQRNDSLAVDNLPRAGLNHSLDCIAVTHDKEFKPEDGSDEGTVPHKACRSACRLKDLLEEISDSEYFREARSSSMKRTERKCEEIYSNCNKGCLPARAGERKLLVYLKNVTLEGQEKESSKCSFCSNSVHEGLARRCEHKLKKSCKRSSSKLRHEGQKCERQSREEERNARKRKKKRKKLSSNLLTDECGFSETDSCMQLESLRKIQRKCKKIFHNKVKFKTLHTAMAAPDVTPHDGLPLRDTLQRTGDERKLMLRREMDADVRGCPLFPLEIIQTNPCSDTFCGAEPRRGC, encoded by the exons ATG GCCCCTGAGACACAGGAAGTTACTGGGTTTCACAGGGATTCCTCAGCAGAGGTGGGAATTGATCACAGATCTGTAGAGTCCCAG GATTTTGCACAGTTGGCAAGTCAAAAAGTGGATCCTTCGTTGGGCGTAAGGAAGAACgattgcttttctgaaacagcCTTAAAAGACATACATCAGGAACTGATTAACTCCCATTATCATACGCACAAAGAGGTGAAACATAAGGAAGAGTTTTGGTGCCCGTTAACCCAAAAAAGTAGCAGCTTATGTAGTGAGGAAGATGCGAGTAACTTCCATTCATCTACTAGTCACATAGTCAGGACGATTTTAAATGATTCCTCTACAGCCCCAAGTTCTGACAGActgcctggcagagctgcatACAGCTCCTTTGGGTCTGGGTCTTTACTGATTACAGTTACGCAAGACTGCAGGGTCATCGAATCCCTCGATGGAAGGGACTACCCAACATTGAATGTAGTTCATGCACAGACAGTGTCTGATGAAGATGgttgcaaaaagcaaaaggtttATGAGACTGATGAGTTCATCCATTATTTACTAAACTACTATCAGACACCAGGCTATGCGCGTGTTTGCTTAGAGCCAAAACCCACTGCGAACAAGTGCTGGTGGAAGAGAGTGGTGTCCGATGATGATAGCGGTTTTCACATCAGCTTGAGCAACAAGCCTGGCCAGCTGTTCAGAGAGCTGAGTCCTGTACAAAACCTCAACAAGAGAAATTGTAGTAGTGATGATAATTATAGAGTGGTGATCGCTGTTGAGGAGCTTGAGTCAACAGGCACAGTGTTAGAAAACAAGACCTATGGGGGTAGGTTTACAAAAAAGTTGCAAGTGCAGAGGAATGACTCGCTCGCTGTTGATAACTTACCACGTGCTGGACTGAATCATTCTTTGGATTGCATTGCTGTTACTCACGATAAGGAATTCAAACCAGAAGATGGTAGCGATGAAGGTACCGTACCACACAAGGCATGTAGATCTGCTTGCAGATTAAAGGATTTGTTGGAAGAGATCAGTGATTCCGAGTATTTTAGAGAGGCACGTAGCAGCTCAAtgaagagaacagaaagaaagtGTGAAGAAATTTACAGCAATTGTAATAAAGGGTGCTTGCCTGCaagagctggggaaagaaaattgCTGGTTTACCTTAAAAATGTAACTCTGGAAGGtcaagagaaggaaagcagcaaatgTAGCTTCTGTTCTAATTCTGTCCATGAGGGCTTGGCGAGGCGGTGTGAACATAAGCTTAAAAAGTCATGCAAGAGGTCTAGTAGTAAATTAAGACATGAAGGACAGAAATGTGAGAGACAAtccagggaagaggagagaaatgctcgcaaaaggaagaaaaaacgaaaaaagctttcttctaATCTTTTAACTGATGAATGTGGCTTTTCAGAGACGGACAGTTGCATGCAGCTGGAGTCGCTCAGAAAGatacaaagaaaatgtaagaaaatattcCACAACAAAGTGAAATTCAAGACACTTCACACTGCTATGGCAGCACCAGACGTTACCCCTCATGATGGCTTGCCACTTCGGGATACCCTCCAGAGGACAG GAGATGAGAGGAAATTAATGTTGAGAAGAGAGATGGATGCAGATGTCAGAGGATGCCCTCTATTTCCTCTTGAGATAATTCAGACAAACCCTTGCTCAGATACTTTctgtggagcagagcccagAAGAGGATGCTGA
- the LOC129211697 gene encoding A-kinase anchor protein 17B-like isoform X3, with protein MPEWEERKSLLAQRRAESVRLLTVLLNRVKDFAQLASQKVDPSLGVRKNDCFSETALKDIHQELINSHYHTHKEVKHKEEFWCPLTQKSSSLCSEEDASNFHSSTSHIVRTILNDSSTAPSSDRLPGRAAYSSFGSGSLLITVTQDCRVIESLDGRDYPTLNVVHAQTVSDEDGCKKQKVYETDEFIHYLLNYYQTPGYARVCLEPKPTANKCWWKRVVSDDDSGFHISLSNKPGQLFRELSPVQNLNKRNCSSDDNYRVVIAVEELESTGTVLENKTYGGRFTKKLQVQRNDSLAVDNLPRAGLNHSLDCIAVTHDKEFKPEDGSDEGTVPHKACRSACRLKDLLEEISDSEYFREARSSSMKRTERKCEEIYSNCNKGCLPARAGERKLLVYLKNVTLEGQEKESSKCSFCSNSVHEGLARRCEHKLKKSCKRSSSKLRHEGQKCERQSREEERNARKRKKKRKKLSSNLLTDECGFSETDSCMQLESLRKIQRKCKKIFHNKVKFKTLHTAMAAPDVTPHDGLPLRDTLQRTGEKEGHQN; from the exons ATGCCTgaatgggaagaaaggaaatccCTGCTAGCTCAGAGAAGAGCGGAGTCTGTCAGACTGCTTACAGTGCTGTTAAATCGTGTGAAA GATTTTGCACAGTTGGCAAGTCAAAAAGTGGATCCTTCGTTGGGCGTAAGGAAGAACgattgcttttctgaaacagcCTTAAAAGACATACATCAGGAACTGATTAACTCCCATTATCATACGCACAAAGAGGTGAAACATAAGGAAGAGTTTTGGTGCCCGTTAACCCAAAAAAGTAGCAGCTTATGTAGTGAGGAAGATGCGAGTAACTTCCATTCATCTACTAGTCACATAGTCAGGACGATTTTAAATGATTCCTCTACAGCCCCAAGTTCTGACAGActgcctggcagagctgcatACAGCTCCTTTGGGTCTGGGTCTTTACTGATTACAGTTACGCAAGACTGCAGGGTCATCGAATCCCTCGATGGAAGGGACTACCCAACATTGAATGTAGTTCATGCACAGACAGTGTCTGATGAAGATGgttgcaaaaagcaaaaggtttATGAGACTGATGAGTTCATCCATTATTTACTAAACTACTATCAGACACCAGGCTATGCGCGTGTTTGCTTAGAGCCAAAACCCACTGCGAACAAGTGCTGGTGGAAGAGAGTGGTGTCCGATGATGATAGCGGTTTTCACATCAGCTTGAGCAACAAGCCTGGCCAGCTGTTCAGAGAGCTGAGTCCTGTACAAAACCTCAACAAGAGAAATTGTAGTAGTGATGATAATTATAGAGTGGTGATCGCTGTTGAGGAGCTTGAGTCAACAGGCACAGTGTTAGAAAACAAGACCTATGGGGGTAGGTTTACAAAAAAGTTGCAAGTGCAGAGGAATGACTCGCTCGCTGTTGATAACTTACCACGTGCTGGACTGAATCATTCTTTGGATTGCATTGCTGTTACTCACGATAAGGAATTCAAACCAGAAGATGGTAGCGATGAAGGTACCGTACCACACAAGGCATGTAGATCTGCTTGCAGATTAAAGGATTTGTTGGAAGAGATCAGTGATTCCGAGTATTTTAGAGAGGCACGTAGCAGCTCAAtgaagagaacagaaagaaagtGTGAAGAAATTTACAGCAATTGTAATAAAGGGTGCTTGCCTGCaagagctggggaaagaaaattgCTGGTTTACCTTAAAAATGTAACTCTGGAAGGtcaagagaaggaaagcagcaaatgTAGCTTCTGTTCTAATTCTGTCCATGAGGGCTTGGCGAGGCGGTGTGAACATAAGCTTAAAAAGTCATGCAAGAGGTCTAGTAGTAAATTAAGACATGAAGGACAGAAATGTGAGAGACAAtccagggaagaggagagaaatgctcgcaaaaggaagaaaaaacgaaaaaagctttcttctaATCTTTTAACTGATGAATGTGGCTTTTCAGAGACGGACAGTTGCATGCAGCTGGAGTCGCTCAGAAAGatacaaagaaaatgtaagaaaatattcCACAACAAAGTGAAATTCAAGACACTTCACACTGCTATGGCAGCACCAGACGTTACCCCTCATGATGGCTTGCCACTTCGGGATACCCTCCAGAGGACAGGTGAGAAAGAGGGACACCAGAACTAA